The sequence AGATATTGATATTGCCAATCTTAAGGGAAAGTATATTGAGCCAAATGATTGGGACAAGTTTATTAGCCAAAATAATGTGGTAGTAATAGATACTAGGAATGACTATGAAGTGTGTATAGGTACTTTTAAGGGTGCTATAGACCCAAAGACCGAGACATTTAAGCAATTCCCAAAATGGGTAGAACAAAATAAAGACTTACTCGTTGGCAAGAAAATAGCGATGTATTGTACTGGTGGAATTAGGTGTGAAAAATCAACAGCCTATTTGAAAAAACTTGGCTTTAATGATGTGTACCATCTTAAAGGGGGGATATTACAATATTTAGAAACTACCCATAATCGTAGCAATCTATGGCAGGGAGAATGTTTTGTATTTGATGATAGGAGAGCTGTAGCAAGTGACTTATCACCAGCTGAAGGGCATTGGTTGCAACGTGGTGACTGATATAGATGTACTCTGTCATTTGAGTATATAGTCTTTCCATCAGAAATGCTAAGAATTAAGAATAAATCAAAAAATTAAAACCTTAACAAAAAATTTTTGCATAAAATTTGGGGATTTGATTTTTGGAGTAAATTTTTTGTTATAAAACGCTAGGTTCTGTGAAGTTTTCTAACGAAGCCATATAAAAGCTCCAACAAATTGCAAAAAAGACAAGAAAGCAGTAGCAGTTTTATCAAATCTCGAAAAAATTCGTCTAAAATGTTTAATTTTACCAAAAAAACATTCGATCGAATGACGTTCTTTATAGATATGTTTATCGTACTCCCTTTGCTGTTTTCGGTTCTTTTTTGATGGAATAACAGCTATACAATTTTGCTCTTCAAGCTGCTCAATAAAAGCATTGCTATCATATGCCTTATCGGCAAGGAGCATAGTATTTTTAATATCTTTAACCAATGAGTTGGCTTGTGTAATGTCATGTCTTTGACCTGCAGTTAAAATAAACTTTAAAGGATTACCAAGAGCGTCAACTAAGGCATGGATTTTAGTAGTAAAACCTCCTTTACTACGCCCTAAAGCTTCTTGATCTTGGCTATCTTTTTTATAACCTGCTGAGCATGCATGGGCACGAACTATAGTAGCGTCAATCATTGTTGATTCCATGTCAGGATTAGCTTGTACTTGCTCAAACAAATCGGTCCATATTCCTTTATTAGACCAAGTTTTAAACCTCATATGCACTGCTCGCCATGAACCATAAACACTCGGTAACAACCGCCATTGGCATCCTGAACGTGTTATGTACCATATTGCTTCAATAAATCGTCTAAGCTTATCCTCATTTCTTGTTTTTATATCTTTTCTTTTTCTTAATATTTCAATAATTTGTTGCCATTCTCTGATTTTTATATGATAATTCATTCCGGTAGTGTTTTTGATTGTCTAAAATAGAAAATACACTACCTCTCCTTCTTTTTAATTTATTTTTTTACAAAACTTCACAGAACCTAATATTTCGGAAATTTTGACATGATGATTTGTTAACGACTTTATAATTATTTGATTAATTATCTTTAACTGATAATTTTATGTAGAAAAATTTGTTTTGAGAAGGTGATTAGCAATACACCGTAAGTTCAATCATACAGCCGAAATTAACGGATTAATGATGTCTCCTATTACCCCTTTCAAGTAGTTTCTGCCAACTCTACCATAATTTTTAAGATGCCCTATTATCGGCTCTATGGCACTCCGTCTCTTGATCATTGCCTTATCATCTGAGGATAGTTTTTTTTCTGCAATATGGGCTATACACCTTACCCTTCTCTTTAAAATTATTCCCCTTATAGCCTAATACTACAGTTGTAGATTCTAAAAACTAGAAATTATCATGACTAAAACTATGATACAGTTGTATATTTATACCTAAATTTTAGCAACAATTGTAAAAAAACACTCAAATTTCCTATAATTTATTCAATCTACCACTGTAGTACTATGGTTCATTTTAGTTAATATAGTATCAGCTCTTTTCTCAAATGCGTCGACCATTTTTTCAGTGGCATCAGCAAAGAATATACCAACTAACTTGTCAACTATGGCAAACTTCATCTTAAAATCAATAAAGAACTCTATTTTACTATTACTATCTTCTTTAGAAAATTGCCATGAATTTTTTAAATATTTAAATGGTCCAGAAATTGCTTCTACTTCAATGTAATAGCTTCGTTTATTCAAATCGTTTGAATAAATAATTTTTGATTTATATTTGTCTGAGAAGCCTTTTAACTGAATTACTAATTCAGCTATAATTTCTCCTTTATTCTCTGAGATGATTCTAGCTGCCCTACACCAAGGTAAGAATTCAGGGTATGACTTAACATCAAGAACTAAGTGAAATACTTCTTGGGCATTATATGGTAGGATTTTAACTTGATGAAAACTTGGCATAAATTTTTTAAAAATCAGTTACCCTACCTTTATGCTGCCAATCCCCATGAATAGTTGGTTCTTGACCTTTAAAACCACCTATTTCCTTTGGCTTTTCTTTTTTATCTTTTATAGTATTATCCATAAATGTACTAGTTTTTTCCTATTACGTCTTTTTATTTGCACCTATAGCTAACCAAAATAACGTTGCCTTAGCTAAGGGTGACAAACATTATCCTGCTAAAACCTTTTTGGGTTAGCTATATGTTAAAAATGTGTAGAAAACTTTAGATGGAAAGTTTGTTTATCATCATAAGGTTTCTTCTTAATTGGCCAAGCCCAGTCCATTCTGATAGGTGCAAAGCGAGTGACCCATATAAAACCTACCCCAACAGAAGCACGAAGCGACTTGTCATTATAAAAACTATCAGCTGTATAAATACTTTTAGAATTTAATCCTACACCCCACAGACTACCAGCATCCATAAAAACAGCACCAGTCAAATTAAAGTCTTCTGGTAAACCGGTTGGGAAGTTAAGTTCTGTTGAAACGGTATAATATTTCTCTCCACCAAGACCTTCATTTGTTCTTTTTTCTCTAGGACCTATCCCACTTGCAGCAAATCCTCTAAGACTATAATCACCCAAATTAAAGCGATCAGAAATTCTGACAGTTTTGCCTCCTATACCCATAATGTTACCGATACTAGTTGAAAGTTTTAAAGTAAACTTATTATTAATAAAAGATTTAAAATACTTACCATCTATGTCATGTTTTAAATATTTATTATTTCCTCCAACACCAGCAAATTCCTGGGTACCACTAATAACATAACCATTTTTAGGAACAATCCTAC comes from Candidatus Tisiphia endosymbiont of Nemotelus nigrinus and encodes:
- a CDS encoding rhodanese-like domain-containing protein, whose translation is MDNNVKISVLSFYSFTKLENLEVLLPKILHLGKKRGVRGTILLAPEGFNGSISGTKEQVSFLLDEIISLTLAEDVNIKINYCDIHPFQKLRVRLKKEIIAMAVGDIDIANLKGKYIEPNDWDKFISQNNVVVIDTRNDYEVCIGTFKGAIDPKTETFKQFPKWVEQNKDLLVGKKIAMYCTGGIRCEKSTAYLKKLGFNDVYHLKGGILQYLETTHNRSNLWQGECFVFDDRRAVASDLSPAEGHWLQRGD
- a CDS encoding type II toxin-antitoxin system RatA family toxin — translated: MPSFHQVKILPYNAQEVFHLVLDVKSYPEFLPWCRAARIISENKGEIIAELVIQLKGFSDKYKSKIIYSNDLNKRSYYIEVEAISGPFKYLKNSWQFSKEDSNSKIEFFIDFKMKFAIVDKLVGIFFADATEKMVDAFEKRADTILTKMNHSTTVVD
- a CDS encoding IS5 family transposase, whose translation is MNYHIKIREWQQIIEILRKRKDIKTRNEDKLRRFIEAIWYITRSGCQWRLLPSVYGSWRAVHMRFKTWSNKGIWTDLFEQVQANPDMESTMIDATIVRAHACSAGYKKDSQDQEALGRSKGGFTTKIHALVDALGNPLKFILTAGQRHDITQANSLVKDIKNTMLLADKAYDSNAFIEQLEEQNCIAVIPSKKNRKQQREYDKHIYKERHSIECFFGKIKHFRRIFSRFDKTATAFLSFLQFVGAFIWLR